AACGATTCCGTTCCCGGCGCCGTCCTGCTGGATGAATAGCGATAACCCTGCTCCGCCAGCAGCCGGTAGAATTCCCTGCCGGTCACGTTACCGAAATGCGGCGCACGGAACCCCGCCGGTTCAACTCCCAGCAACTCCCCGCACGTTTTCCCGCACGTTCCGATTTCAGCTGCCTGTTCCTGCGGGCTTAGCTGGTCGAATGTCCGGTCGGGGCAGAGGAGCTCGTTGTCCGGGTGGTTCTGGGTGTGGTTCAGCAACTCGTGCCCATCCTCAACCAGACGGCCGTGCTCATCAGGAAACCGTTCGACCAGAGCGCCCACCACAGCGAAACAGGCGGTGATCCCCAGGGCGGCAAGCCGGTCGCACAACGCTGGCAGGGCCTGGACGTCCTCCGGGTAGTCGACATCGAACGAAACAGTCAGCTTGCCGCCCGATGATGGAATCGTTCCGGCTGTTTCCCCCTGGGCCTGGAACAGCCAGCGGGAGAAAAACCGGCCGCCCAGCCCGTAGACCGAGGCGGTGGCCAGCGGGCCCGGATTGCCGCCCAGCGTGTTAACCAGCCATCGTTTCCAGGACAATGTCCACGATCCTTTCCCCGGCCCGGCCGTCACCGAACGGGTTGGTCCAGCCGCCGCGCCTGCCGGCCATCCGCCGCACGCCGTCCAGAACCGCTTCCGGCTCGGGGCCGGTAACGACGTTGGCCCCCACCTCGACCGTTTCCGGACGCTCTGTGGACCGGCGCACGGTTACGCACGGGACTCCGAGTACGCAGGATTCCTCCTGCACTCCGCCGGAATCGGTGACTACGAGCAGGGACTCCCGTTCCAGCTGCACGAACCCGAAATAGCCCACCGGTTCCACCAGCCTGATATTGTCCCCCGGGGCCAGGCCGAACGACTCGATCCGGGAGCGTGTGCGGGGATGGACCGGAAAGAGCGCCGGCACGCCAAGCTCTTCGGCGGCCTGCCCGACAACGCTCAACAGGGGTCTCAGCACCTCCGGGCGGTCGACATTTTCCGGGCGGTGCAGGGTAACCAGGATGTATTTACCTCGTTCGATATTCCATTTGCCGCCAGTCCACTCCTGCCGGCCCGCCAGATCCGGGATCGCCAGTAAAGTATCCACAACAGTGTTGCCGGTCACGTGGATCCGCTCCTCAGCGAAACCCTCGCCCAGCAGTATCCGGCGCGCCCCGTCGGTGGGAGCGAACAGGAGGGCGCTCAGGTTGTCGGCCAGAATCCGGTTGTACTCCTCGGGCATCCGGCTGTCATAACTGCGCAGGCCGGCCTCGACATGCGCCACCGGAATCCCGGCCCTGGACGCCATCAGCGCACCGGCCAGGACCGAGTTGGTATCTCCCTGGACATAGACCAGCGACGGTTTTAGTGTCGCCAGCGCCTGCTCCAGACGCGGCAGCATCCGCCCGAGCTGCTCGCCCTGGGTTCCCGAACCGGCATCGAGGTTGACATCCGGCTTCGGCAGACCGAGCTGCTCGAAAAAGACGGCGTCGAGTTCCGGGCTGTAATGCTGGTTGGTATGGATTATCCTGTATGGGAGATTGCGGGCAACATACTGGCGAATAACAGGATAGAGCTTGATAATCTCGGGGCGTGTGCCCAGAACG
Above is a genomic segment from Candidatus Glassbacteria bacterium containing:
- a CDS encoding polysaccharide deacetylase family protein, translating into MTAGPGKGSWTLSWKRWLVNTLGGNPGPLATASVYGLGGRFFSRWLFQAQGETAGTIPSSGGKLTVSFDVDYPEDVQALPALCDRLAALGITACFAVVGALVERFPDEHGRLVEDGHELLNHTQNHPDNELLCPDRTFDQLSPQEQAAEIGTCGKTCGELLGVEPAGFRAPHFGNVTGREFYRLLAEQGYRYSSSRTAPGTESFGLPFRAAEGVWEFPVSTCPRHPFAVLDSWHALRKRNARHLSDGEFAGLCREAVTLAERHGGYLNLYLDPRDAIEYEQAAAGLAELAPSRHSLEIVTYSRHLDLLSDQSSG
- a CDS encoding UDP-N-acetylglucosamine 2-epimerase (non-hydrolyzing), which translates into the protein MPAAFVLGTRPEIIKLYPVIRQYVARNLPYRIIHTNQHYSPELDAVFFEQLGLPKPDVNLDAGSGTQGEQLGRMLPRLEQALATLKPSLVYVQGDTNSVLAGALMASRAGIPVAHVEAGLRSYDSRMPEEYNRILADNLSALLFAPTDGARRILLGEGFAEERIHVTGNTVVDTLLAIPDLAGRQEWTGGKWNIERGKYILVTLHRPENVDRPEVLRPLLSVVGQAAEELGVPALFPVHPRTRSRIESFGLAPGDNIRLVEPVGYFGFVQLERESLLVVTDSGGVQEESCVLGVPCVTVRRSTERPETVEVGANVVTGPEPEAVLDGVRRMAGRRGGWTNPFGDGRAGERIVDIVLETMAG